The proteins below are encoded in one region of Cololabis saira isolate AMF1-May2022 chromosome 11, fColSai1.1, whole genome shotgun sequence:
- the cfap298 gene encoding cilia- and flagella-associated protein 298, whose product MVQLHVKRGDESQFLFNTTVQAPVDALIQQVTAIYNGRLKVDRICSEIPELADHGVTLPPPMQGLTPDQVQELRLQDEWEDRCSPSGGTVFRRDEIGRRNGHAPTDKMKEVLMRTVEEAKASVSKKQVQANVCVTMETVKDALDQLRGAVMIVYPMGLPPHDPVRMEFEDQEDLSGTQASLQLIPEDEAQLWWAAKQMQRGKKLQDYIGSNEKTKLVVKIQKAGQGAPAREPPITEQQQKQLMLQYHRRQEELKKLEAADDDNCLDSDWSDRQALKRQFQGLTNIKWGPR is encoded by the exons ATGGTGCAGCTACACGTCAAACGCGGAGACGAGAGCCAGTTTCTCTTCAACACCACGGTGCAGGCCCCCGTGGATGCGCTCATCCAGCAGGTTACAGCCATATACAACGGCAGGCTTAAAGTGGACCGAATATGTTCAG AGATCCCGGAGCTGGCCGACCACGGCGTCACGCTGCCCCCCCCCATGCAGGGCCTCACCCCGGACCAGGTCCAGGAGCTCAGGCTGCAGGACGAGTGGGAGGACCGCTGCTCCCCCAGTGGAGGGACGGTGTTTCGCAGGGATGAGATCGGGAGGAGGAACGGCCACG CTCCAACCGATAAGATGAAAGAGGTGCTGATGAGGACGGTGGAGGAGGCGAAGGCCAGCGTCTCCAAG AAACAAGTCCAGGCCAACGTCtgtgttaccatggaaacggtgAAGGACGCCCTGGACCAGCTCCGAGGGGCCGTCATGATCGTGTACCCCATGGGCCTCCCTCCTCACGACCCCGTAAGGATGGAGTTTGAGGACCAGGAGGACCTTTCAGGGACGCAG GCGTCCCTGCAGCTGATCCCCGAGGACGAGGCTCAGCTCTGGTGGGCGGCCAAGCAGATGCAGCGAGGGAAGAAGCTGCAGGACTACATCGGCTCCAACGAGAAGACCAAGCTGGTGGTGAAGATCCAGAAG GCGGGGCAGGGGGCGCCGGCGAGGGAGCCCCCCATCAccgagcagcagcagaagcagctgATGCTGCAGTACCACCGGAGGCAGGAGGAGCTGAAG AAGCTGGAGGCAGCCGACGACGACAACTGCCTGGACTCGGACTGGTCCGACCGCCAGGCGCTCAAGCGCCAGTTCCAGGGCCTCACCAACATCAAGTGGGGGCCGAGATGA